A DNA window from Theobroma cacao cultivar B97-61/B2 chromosome 5, Criollo_cocoa_genome_V2, whole genome shotgun sequence contains the following coding sequences:
- the LOC18598375 gene encoding protein SMAX1-LIKE 3: MRAGGCTVQQALTNEAANVVKQAVTLARRRGHAQVTPLHVANTMLSASTGLLRTACIQSHSHPLQCRALELCFNVALNRLPASSSSPMLGGHSQYPCISNALVAAFKRAQAHQRRGSIENQQQPLLAVKIELEQLIISILDDPSVSRVMREAGFSSTQVKSNVEQAVSLEICSQNAPSVNSKSKESSNGNLVLSQSPSTAAQVGSKVGTPRGPDPIRNEDVMFVIENLMNKKSRSFVVIGECISSTEGVVRAVIDKVNKGDVPESLRDVKFKNLSFSSFGHLNRVEVEQKIEELKSHVRNSLGTGIVFNLGDLKWAVEYRASSSEQGRGYYCPVEHMMMELGKLVCNIGESRRFRVIGIATFQTYMRCKSCHPSLETVWGLHPLTIPAGSLRLSLITDSDLQSQSTSKKVENGSSWILLDDGEEKQLTCCADCSAKFENEVRSLQSSACNSEFTTSSLPPWFQPYKDENKGLGSNDKDSAPVRELRKKWNSFCNSVHKQPYSSERTHTFSSISPPSSTSCFSHDQQYSHLHPPHHDWPVVEPRQSWKDHQFWISETVDKIVEPTGLRLYIPEHKDPKQLLSSNPNSTPNSASSSDVMEMDYVHKFKELNAENLTTLCTALEKKVPWQKDIISEIVSTILKCRSGMLRRKGKLRDGESKEETWLFFQGVDVQAKEKIARELARLVFGSQTNFVTIALSSFSSTRADSTDDSRNKRSRDEQSCSYIERFAEAVLSNPHRVFFIEDVEQADYCSQMGFKRAIETGRITNANGQEAILSDAIIILSCESFSSRSRACSPPSKQKFDGSEEEKVAALEETSPCVSLDLNICIDDDSIEEQSIDDIGLLESVDRRIIFKIQEL, encoded by the exons ATGAGAGCAGGAGGTTGCACAGTGCAACAAGCTCTAACGAATGAGGCTGCTAATGTAGTAAAGCAAGCTGTAACTCTTGCTAGGCGGCGTGGCCATGCCCAAGTCACTCCCCTCCATGTAGCTAACACCATGCTTTCTGCTTCTACAGGCCTGCTCCGCACGGCTTGCATTCAATCCCACTCTCATCCCCTTCAGTGCAGAGCCTTAGAGCTTTGTTTTAATGTCGCCCTAAATCGCCTTCCTGCTTCGTCTTCAAGCCCTATGTTGGGAGGTCATTCCCAATACCCTTGCATCTCTAATGCCCTGGTTGCGGCTTTTAAGCGTGCTCAGGCTCATCAAAGGCGTGGCTCCATTGAAAACCAGCAACAACCACTCTTGGCGGTTAAAATAGAGCTAGAGCAGCTTATTATATCCATCTTAGACGATCCTAGTGTAAGTAGAGTGATGAGAGAAGCTGGTTTTTCTAGTACACAAGTGAAAAGCAACGTCGAACAAGCCGTTTCCCTAGAAATTTGTTCTCAAAACGCTCCTTCAGTGAATAGTAAATCTAAGGAAAGTAGTAATGGTAATTTAGTCCTCTCTCAATCTCCTAGTACTGCTGCTCAAGTTGGAAGTAAAGTAGGGACACCAAGAGGACCGGATCCAATTCGGAACGAAGATGTCATGTTTGTGatagagaatttgatgaacaAAAAGAGCAGAAGTTTTGTGGTTATAGGAGAGTGTATTTCTAGTACTGAGGGTGTAGTTAGAGCAGTGATTGACAAAGTAAACAAGGGAGATGTTCCTGAGTCTTTGAGAGATGTAAAGTTTAAaaacctttctttctcttcttttggGCATCTAAATAGAGTAGAGGTTGAGCAAAAAATTGAAGAGCTAAAGAGCCATGTGAGGAACTCTTTAGGAACAGGGATTGTTTTCAATTTGGGAGATCTAAAATGGGCTGTTGAGTATAGGGCAAGTTCAAGTGAGCAAGGTAGGGGGTATTATTGTCCAGTGGAGCATATGATGATGGAGCTTGGGAAATTGGTTTGTAATATTGGAGAGAGTAGAAGGTTTAGGGTCATAGGGATTGCCACTTTCCAAACTTACATGAGATGCAAATCTTGCCATCCATCACTGGAAACTGTCTGGGGTCTGCATCCTCTAACAATTCCTGCAGGCAGCTTACGCTTGAGTCTCATCACAGACAG TGATCTACAAAGCCAGTCCACAAGCaagaaagttgaaaacggGTCAAGCTGGATTTTGCTTGATGATGGAGAGGAGAAGCAACTGACTTGCTGTGCTGATTGCTCCGCCAAGTTTGAGAACGAAGTTCGAAGCTTGCAAAGCAGTGCTTGTAACAGTGAGTTCACTACTTCAAGTCTTCCTCCATGGTTTCAACCATACAAGGATGAGAACAAAGGACTTGGCAGCAATGATAAG GACTCTGCCCCAGTCAGAGAACTACGCAAAAAGTGGAACTCATTTTGCAATTCAGTCCATAAACAACCATATTCATCTGAAAGAACCCATACATTCTCTTCTATTTCACCTCCTTCCTCTACTTCTTGCTTTTCACATGACCAGCAATACTCTCATTTGCACCCTCCCCACCATGACTGGCCTGTGGTTGAACCTAGACAGTCTTGGAAAGACCACCAATTTTGGATTTCTGAAACAGTTGACAAGATTGTTGAACCCACCGGTTTGAGATTATATATTCCAGAACACAAGGACCCTAAACAACTTTTATCGTCAAACCCTAATTCCACCCCCAACTCAGCTTCTTCCAGTGATGTAATGGAGATGGACTATGTTCACAAGTTCAAGGAGCTAAATGCAGAAAACTTAACCACCCTATGCACTGCGTTGGAAAAGAAGGTGCCATGGCAAAAAGATATAATTTCGGAGATCGTGAGCACAATCTTAAAATGCAGGTCTGGAATGttaagaagaaaagggaagtTGAGAGATGGTGAGTCTAAAGAAGAAACTTGGTTGTTTTTCCAAGGCGTTGACGTTCAAGCTAAAGAGAAGATAGCTAGAGAGCTTGCTAGGCTTGTTTTTGGGTCACAGACCAACTTCGTTACAATTGCATTAAGCAGTTTCTCTTCTACAAGAGCAGACTCAACCGACGATAGTCGAAACAAGAGATCAAGAGATGAACAAAGTTGCAGTTACATCGAAAGATTTGCAGAAGCAGTTTTGAGCAACCCACATCGTGTCTTCTTTATTGAAGATGTTGAGCAAGCTGATTATTGCTCTCAAATGGGTTTTAAAAGAGCCATTGAAACAGGAAGAATAACCAATGCAAATGGACAAGAAGCTATTCTTAGCGATGCTATCATCATTTTGAGCTGTGAAAGCTTCAGCTCAAGATCAAGAGCTTGCTCTCCTCCTTCCAAGCAAAAATTTGATGGCTCtgaggaagaaaaagttgCTGCATTGGAGGAGACAAGTCCTTGCGTGTCATTGGATTTGAATATTTGCATTGACGATGATAGTATCGAGGAACAATCAATCGACGACATTGGGCTTCTTGAATCTGTTGACAGGAGGATCATATTCAAAATTCAGgaattataa